The Streptomyces seoulensis genome contains a region encoding:
- a CDS encoding ArsR/SmtB family transcription factor, which yields MPDKERDLPITDVGTLKALAHPLRMKLYRALCVAGRATASQLAEQAGEAVSLVSYHLRRLAEHGLIEDSAAQGADGRERWWQPASAGISVRDRDFRDAPEKAAAHLAATRLFHEQRAEMYRRYLDERPTWSAEWNAAAPDSESLLRLTAGELDDLRAELTALARKYDEKGRAAVAAGDTEGREHVALHMYGFPFRG from the coding sequence ATGCCGGACAAGGAGCGGGACCTCCCGATCACGGACGTGGGCACGCTGAAGGCGCTCGCCCACCCGTTGCGGATGAAGCTGTACCGCGCGCTGTGCGTCGCCGGCCGGGCGACCGCCTCCCAGCTCGCCGAGCAGGCGGGCGAAGCGGTCTCGCTCGTCAGCTACCACCTGCGCAGGCTCGCGGAGCACGGGCTCATCGAGGACTCGGCGGCCCAGGGCGCCGACGGCCGCGAGCGCTGGTGGCAACCCGCCTCGGCGGGGATCAGCGTCCGCGACCGGGACTTCCGGGACGCACCCGAGAAGGCCGCCGCCCACCTGGCGGCCACCCGGCTCTTCCACGAGCAGCGCGCCGAGATGTACCGCCGCTACCTGGACGAGCGGCCCACCTGGAGCGCCGAGTGGAACGCGGCCGCCCCCGACAGCGAGTCCCTGCTCCGGCTGACCGCCGGGGAGCTGGACGACCTACGCGCGGAACTGACCGCGCTGGCCAGGAAGTACGACGAGAAGGGACGGGCCGCCGTGGCCGCCGGAGACACCGAGGGACGCGAACACGTCGCCCTCCACATGTACGGGTTCCCCTTCCGTGGCTGA
- a CDS encoding MFS transporter, translated as MADTAVIPPTVADSVRAAHRDPNVLRWLGAYTASMLGDNVYYIALSWAAVRAGSPSEAGAVMAASAVPRAVLLLGGGVIADRFGPRRVVIGSDAVRCAAVLAVAALLFVTTPGLWPLAALALVFGTVDAVFMPAVGALPARITAPGQLARVQGLRGLAIRVAGVVGAPLGGLGVAMGGAAAAFGLAGLLIALSLPLLITVRLRPLPDGEAAREAGTAWADLADGLRHVRRHQVLGPLMLAIALGDFGFVGPLNVGLTLLADRRGWGSAGMGWVLAGFGVGAGAVSLLLAVRGRVPRAGLTAACSILAASVAIGSLAYVPQLAGAVGVALLIGLLAGLSGAMCGALLQTQADPAYLGRITAVASLVSLGLAPLSMPFAAAAIGAFGLGPVFVASAVVCGLGGVVVLCFPHLRRAELPA; from the coding sequence GTGGCCGACACCGCCGTCATACCGCCGACCGTCGCCGACTCCGTCCGGGCGGCCCACCGCGACCCCAACGTGCTGCGCTGGCTGGGGGCGTACACCGCCTCCATGCTCGGGGACAACGTCTACTACATCGCGCTGTCCTGGGCCGCGGTGCGGGCGGGCAGTCCCTCCGAGGCCGGAGCGGTGATGGCGGCCAGCGCGGTGCCGCGGGCCGTGCTGCTGCTGGGTGGCGGAGTGATCGCGGACCGGTTCGGGCCGCGCCGGGTGGTCATCGGGAGCGACGCCGTGCGGTGCGCGGCCGTCCTCGCCGTCGCGGCCCTGCTGTTCGTCACCACGCCCGGACTGTGGCCGCTCGCCGCGCTGGCGCTGGTCTTCGGCACCGTCGACGCCGTCTTCATGCCCGCCGTGGGCGCGCTCCCGGCCCGGATCACCGCACCCGGCCAGCTCGCCCGCGTCCAGGGTCTGCGCGGGCTCGCCATCAGGGTCGCCGGTGTCGTCGGCGCCCCGCTCGGCGGGCTCGGCGTGGCCATGGGCGGCGCGGCCGCCGCGTTCGGGCTGGCCGGGCTGCTCATCGCGCTCTCGCTGCCCCTGCTGATCACGGTACGGCTCAGGCCGCTGCCCGACGGCGAGGCCGCCCGGGAGGCGGGCACCGCCTGGGCCGACCTCGCGGACGGACTGCGCCATGTGCGCCGCCACCAGGTCCTCGGCCCGCTGATGCTCGCCATCGCCCTCGGCGACTTCGGCTTCGTCGGCCCGCTCAACGTCGGCCTCACCCTGCTCGCCGACCGGCGCGGCTGGGGCTCCGCCGGCATGGGCTGGGTGCTCGCGGGGTTCGGTGTCGGCGCGGGCGCGGTCTCGCTGCTGCTCGCCGTACGCGGCCGGGTCCCGCGCGCCGGGCTGACCGCCGCCTGCTCGATCCTCGCCGCGTCGGTCGCCATCGGCTCCCTCGCCTACGTGCCCCAGCTCGCCGGAGCCGTCGGCGTGGCCCTGCTGATCGGGCTGCTCGCCGGCCTCAGCGGCGCGATGTGCGGAGCCCTGCTCCAGACCCAGGCCGACCCCGCCTACCTCGGCCGGATCACCGCCGTCGCCAGTCTGGTCAGCCTCGGGCTCGCCCCGCTGAGCATGCCGTTCGCCGCCGCCGCGATCGGCGCCTTCGGGCTCGGGCCGGTGTTCGTGGCCAGCGCCGTGGTGTGCGGGCTCGGCGGGGTCGTCGTGCTGTGCTTCCCGCACCTCAGGCGCGCCGAACTGCCCGCCTGA
- a CDS encoding VOC family protein — protein sequence MIKVAMTGVYVDDVARAHAFYTEVLGFETRLHVDLGDGVLFVTVGAVGGAQPDLQLLLEPGEGPIAEPYRTALYEAGLPTIVFEVDDMRVEYERLRAAGVRFTHPPQAQGPVLAAVFDDTVGNLVQLTQRLH from the coding sequence ATGATCAAGGTCGCCATGACCGGGGTGTACGTGGACGACGTGGCGCGGGCGCACGCCTTCTACACGGAGGTGCTGGGCTTCGAGACCCGGCTGCACGTGGATCTCGGTGACGGCGTGCTGTTCGTGACGGTCGGGGCGGTCGGGGGCGCCCAGCCGGACCTCCAGTTGCTGCTGGAGCCCGGCGAGGGCCCCATCGCGGAGCCGTACCGCACGGCGCTGTACGAGGCGGGCCTGCCGACCATCGTGTTCGAGGTGGACGACATGCGGGTGGAGTACGAGCGGCTGCGCGCCGCCGGTGTCCGGTTCACCCATCCCCCGCAGGCGCAGGGGCCGGTGCTGGCGGCCGTGTTCGACGACACGGTCGGCAACCTGGTGCAACTGACCCAGCGGCTGCACTGA
- a CDS encoding TIGR03085 family metal-binding protein, translating to MSTFAKRERLLLADLLETAGPDAPTLCEGWTTRDLAAHVVVRERRPDAAAGMLARPLASRLERVMDEFAARPYDELIRLIRTGPPKFSPFRLKQVDEAANTVEFFIHTEDVRRAQPEWSPRELDPVFQDVLWSRLERTARLTGRHAPTGLVLRRPDGRTVVAHRGAPVVTATGEPAELLMFAYGRQDAAKVALEGDADAIATLHDCRELGL from the coding sequence ATGTCGACCTTCGCCAAGCGTGAACGGCTCCTGCTCGCCGACCTCTTGGAAACCGCCGGCCCGGACGCACCGACCCTGTGCGAGGGCTGGACGACCCGTGATCTGGCCGCACACGTGGTGGTGCGCGAACGGCGCCCGGACGCGGCGGCCGGGATGCTCGCGAGGCCACTGGCCTCCCGCCTGGAACGCGTGATGGACGAGTTCGCGGCCAGGCCCTACGACGAACTGATCCGGCTGATCCGCACCGGTCCGCCGAAGTTCTCCCCGTTCCGGCTCAAGCAGGTGGACGAGGCGGCCAACACCGTCGAGTTCTTCATCCACACCGAGGACGTGCGCCGCGCACAGCCGGAGTGGAGCCCGCGTGAGCTGGACCCGGTGTTCCAGGACGTGCTGTGGTCGCGGCTGGAGCGCACGGCCCGGCTGACCGGGCGGCACGCGCCGACCGGGCTGGTGCTGCGCCGCCCGGACGGCCGCACGGTGGTCGCGCACCGGGGCGCCCCGGTGGTCACGGCGACCGGCGAGCCCGCCGAGCTGCTGATGTTCGCCTACGGGCGGCAGGACGCGGCCAAGGTGGCGCTGGAGGGCGACGCGGACGCGATCGCCACCCTGCACGACTGCCGTGAGCTGGGCCTCTGA
- the hisI gene encoding phosphoribosyl-AMP cyclohydrolase encodes MTRTTGSPRPSGLDPEIAARLKRDPDGLVPAVAQQYDTGEVLMLGWMDDEALHRTLTTGRCTYWSRSRQEYWVKGDTSGHVQLVKSVALDCDADTLLVKVDQTGAACHTGDRTCFDADVLLKAEER; translated from the coding sequence ATGACCCGTACGACCGGCAGCCCCCGTCCCAGCGGCCTCGACCCCGAGATCGCCGCCCGCCTCAAGCGCGACCCGGACGGACTCGTCCCCGCCGTGGCCCAGCAGTACGACACCGGCGAGGTGCTGATGCTCGGCTGGATGGACGACGAGGCGCTGCACCGCACGCTGACCACCGGCCGCTGCACGTACTGGTCCCGCAGCCGCCAGGAGTACTGGGTCAAGGGCGACACCTCGGGCCACGTCCAACTGGTGAAGTCCGTCGCGCTGGACTGCGACGCCGACACCCTGCTCGTCAAGGTCGACCAGACCGGCGCGGCCTGCCACACCGGTGACCGCACCTGCTTCGACGCCGACGTGCTGCTGAAGGCCGAGGAGCGGTGA
- a CDS encoding anthranilate synthase component I, with the protein MDLDTFRKLAADRRVIPVTRKLLADGDTPVALYRKLAAERPGTFLLESAENGRSWSRYSFVGVRSAGTLTTRDGEAHWLGTPPVGVPTDGDPLAALRATLQALHTPHLQGLPPFTGGMVGYLGYDIVRRLEKIGPGERDDLKLPELTMLLTSDLAVMDHWEGSVLLIANAINHNDLDTGVDEAYADAVARLDAMEADLARPVAQPPAVLPPSELPEYTALWGGPDFQEAVEDVKERIRAGEAFQVVPSQRFETPCTASALDVYRVLRATNPSPYMYLFRFDGFDVVGSSPEALVKVEDGRAMVHPIAGTRHRGATPQEDQALADELMADPKERAEHLMLVDLGRNDLGRVCEPGSVEVVDFMSIERYSHVMHIVSTVTGEVAGGRTAFDVLTACFPAGTLSGAPKPRAMQIIDELEPSRRGLYGGCVGYLDFAGDSDTAIAIRTALLRDGTAYVQAGAGIVADSDPVAEDQECRNKAAAVLRAVHTANRLGTAG; encoded by the coding sequence ATGGACCTGGACACCTTCCGCAAGCTCGCCGCCGACCGGCGCGTCATCCCGGTCACCCGCAAGCTCCTGGCCGACGGCGACACTCCCGTGGCCCTCTACCGCAAGCTCGCCGCCGAGCGCCCCGGCACCTTCCTGCTGGAATCCGCCGAGAACGGCCGCTCCTGGTCCCGGTACTCCTTCGTCGGCGTCCGCTCGGCCGGCACCCTCACCACCCGCGACGGCGAGGCCCACTGGCTCGGCACCCCGCCGGTCGGCGTCCCCACCGACGGCGACCCGCTCGCCGCGCTGCGCGCCACCCTCCAGGCCCTGCACACCCCGCACCTTCAGGGTCTGCCGCCCTTCACCGGCGGCATGGTCGGCTACCTCGGCTACGACATCGTCCGCCGCCTGGAGAAGATCGGCCCCGGCGAGCGCGACGACCTGAAGCTGCCCGAGCTGACCATGCTGCTCACCAGCGACCTCGCCGTGATGGACCACTGGGAGGGCTCGGTCCTGCTGATCGCCAACGCGATCAACCACAACGACCTCGACACCGGCGTGGACGAGGCGTACGCCGACGCGGTCGCCCGGCTCGACGCCATGGAGGCCGACCTGGCCCGCCCGGTCGCCCAGCCCCCGGCTGTGCTGCCCCCCTCCGAGCTGCCCGAGTACACCGCGCTGTGGGGCGGCCCCGACTTCCAGGAGGCCGTCGAGGACGTCAAGGAGCGCATCCGCGCGGGCGAGGCGTTCCAGGTCGTGCCCTCCCAGCGCTTCGAGACCCCGTGCACCGCGAGCGCCCTCGACGTCTACCGGGTGCTGCGCGCCACCAACCCGTCCCCGTACATGTACCTGTTCCGCTTCGACGGGTTCGACGTGGTCGGCTCCTCGCCCGAGGCACTGGTCAAGGTCGAGGACGGGCGCGCCATGGTGCACCCCATCGCCGGCACCCGGCACCGGGGCGCCACCCCGCAGGAGGACCAGGCCCTCGCCGACGAGCTGATGGCCGACCCCAAGGAGCGCGCCGAGCACCTGATGCTGGTCGACCTCGGCCGCAACGACCTCGGCCGGGTCTGCGAGCCCGGCTCGGTGGAGGTCGTCGACTTCATGTCGATCGAGCGCTACTCGCACGTCATGCACATCGTGTCCACCGTCACCGGCGAGGTCGCGGGCGGGCGCACCGCCTTCGACGTGCTCACCGCCTGCTTCCCGGCCGGCACCCTCTCCGGCGCCCCCAAGCCCCGCGCGATGCAGATCATCGACGAACTCGAGCCCTCCCGGCGCGGCCTGTACGGCGGCTGCGTCGGCTACCTCGACTTCGCGGGCGACTCCGACACCGCCATCGCCATCCGCACCGCCCTGCTGCGCGACGGCACGGCATACGTGCAGGCGGGAGCGGGGATCGTAGCCGACTCCGACCCGGTCGCGGAGGACCAGGAGTGCCGCAACAAGGCGGCGGCCGTGCTGCGCGCGGTGCACACCGCCAACCGGCTGGGCACCGCCGGCTGA
- a CDS encoding TIGR02234 family membrane protein produces the protein MEYVTAVPHPRSEAAAPARSGRRSLAAALLFGALGAAVALLATRQRWSEGTATVAGGAFPLTAKGSDVTGVPAALAVVGLAALVAVFAVRRAGRFAVAALLTLSGAGIVAAALAGVADGSALDEKAAEATGDTSATVEALTHTGWPYAAAAGGVLILLAGLLALRYGPRWPAMSGRYERGTDRPRRSARPVDPERPEEIWKALDRGEDPTGA, from the coding sequence GTGGAGTACGTGACTGCCGTACCTCACCCCCGTTCCGAAGCCGCCGCGCCCGCCCGGTCCGGCCGGCGCAGCCTCGCCGCCGCCCTGCTGTTCGGCGCGCTCGGCGCGGCCGTGGCCCTGCTGGCGACCCGGCAGCGCTGGTCCGAGGGGACCGCGACGGTCGCCGGAGGCGCCTTCCCGCTGACCGCCAAGGGCAGTGACGTCACCGGCGTCCCGGCCGCCCTCGCCGTCGTGGGCCTCGCCGCGCTCGTCGCCGTCTTCGCCGTGCGCCGGGCCGGCCGGTTCGCTGTCGCCGCACTGCTCACGCTCTCCGGCGCGGGCATCGTCGCCGCCGCCCTCGCCGGGGTCGCCGACGGCTCCGCGCTGGACGAGAAGGCGGCCGAGGCCACCGGCGACACCTCGGCCACCGTCGAGGCGCTCACCCACACCGGCTGGCCCTACGCCGCCGCGGCGGGCGGGGTGCTGATCCTGCTCGCCGGACTCCTCGCGCTGCGCTACGGCCCCCGCTGGCCCGCCATGTCCGGCCGCTACGAGCGCGGCACGGACCGCCCGCGGCGCAGCGCCCGCCCGGTCGACCCGGAGCGCCCCGAGGAGATCTGGAAGGCCCTGGACCGGGGCGAGGACCCCACCGGCGCCTGA